Proteins encoded together in one Formosa sp. Hel3_A1_48 window:
- the kbl gene encoding glycine C-acetyltransferase has product MYTSIKKHLEQELQAIKAQGLYKEERIIVSSQGPVITLDTGQKVLNFCANNYLGLANHPEVIQAAKDSMDTHGFGMASVRFICGTQDIHKQLEQKIAHFYQTEDTILYAAAFDANGGVFEPLLSAEDAIISDSLNHASIIDGVRLCKAKRFRYKNNNMADLETQLQAADSSGARFKIIVTDGVFSMDGLLAPLDAICDLADKYDALVMIDECHAAGFIGKTGIGTLEDKNVLGRIDIITGTLGKALGGGMGGYTTGKKEIISMLRQRSRPYLFSNSLAPALVGASIKVFDLLSNDTSLRDRLEHNTNYFKEGIRNLGFDIIDGDSAIVPVMLYDAKLAQKMASLLLKQGIYVIGFFFPVVPREKARIRVQLSAAHEKSHLDKAIAAFKSVGKHLKIIS; this is encoded by the coding sequence ATGTATACATCTATTAAAAAACATTTAGAACAAGAACTGCAAGCCATAAAGGCACAAGGGTTATACAAAGAAGAGCGTATTATCGTATCCTCTCAAGGCCCAGTAATCACGCTAGATACAGGACAAAAGGTGTTGAATTTTTGCGCCAATAATTACTTGGGTCTCGCCAATCATCCTGAAGTTATTCAAGCTGCAAAGGACAGCATGGATACCCATGGATTTGGAATGGCTTCCGTTCGATTTATTTGTGGTACTCAGGACATACACAAACAACTAGAGCAAAAAATTGCACATTTTTATCAAACAGAAGATACTATATTGTATGCTGCAGCTTTTGATGCTAATGGCGGAGTTTTTGAACCACTTTTAAGCGCAGAGGATGCGATCATTTCGGACAGTTTAAACCACGCCTCTATAATAGATGGTGTGCGCTTGTGTAAAGCCAAGCGTTTTCGTTATAAGAATAACAACATGGCGGACTTAGAAACTCAATTACAAGCTGCTGACTCTAGTGGTGCGCGCTTTAAAATTATTGTGACAGACGGCGTCTTTTCTATGGACGGTTTACTTGCCCCTCTTGATGCTATTTGTGATCTAGCAGATAAGTATGATGCCTTGGTTATGATTGATGAGTGTCATGCAGCGGGGTTTATAGGCAAAACAGGGATTGGCACATTGGAAGACAAGAATGTTTTGGGTCGAATAGACATTATAACAGGCACCTTAGGCAAGGCGCTTGGCGGCGGCATGGGGGGTTATACTACTGGGAAAAAAGAGATTATATCTATGCTGCGCCAACGGTCTAGACCTTATTTGTTTTCTAATTCATTAGCGCCGGCCTTGGTAGGTGCTTCCATTAAAGTTTTTGATTTATTATCAAATGACACAAGTTTACGAGATCGCCTTGAACACAATACAAATTATTTTAAAGAAGGTATAAGAAATCTTGGATTTGACATTATTGATGGTGATTCCGCAATAGTACCCGTGATGCTCTATGATGCAAAGTTGGCTCAAAAAATGGCAAGTTTACTTCTTAAACAAGGGATTTATGTCATAGGTTTTTTCTTCCCTGTTGTGCCAAGAGAAAAAGCCAGAATCCGTGTACAACTCTCCGCAGCTCATGAAAAATCACACCTAGATAAGGCAATTGCCGCATTTAAAAGTGTTGGCAAACACTTGAAAATAATTAGTTAA
- a CDS encoding OmpA family protein, which produces MKNLKRLALSIMLVVSVANVNAQDDNNPWQITVGVNAVDVYPVGEDSPQGELFNEFYNVEGHWNFVPSLSSISVSKYLTDNFSFGVSGSFNIIEKWGSDNVTNETVSIEELKYYALDATVKYSLRDLANFGNFEPFLGLGGGYTWIEEGPYNSNNTGSSASALVGAGTVNGTAGVSYWFSDNIGFTYQATYKHSFQDYLTKHFQHNVGLSINFGGTDTDGDGVYDKKDACPEVPGLAEFNGCPDSDGDGIQDSEDACPQVAGLAEFNGCADTDGDGVSDDKDSCPSEAGVAALNGCPDSDNDGVANADDKCPNEAGDAANGGCPWPDTDGDSVLDKDDECPNEAGTVANNGCPEAPNEDVQAQLTSYARTINFATGKSDIQEAANETLQAIVAILKEYPKANFVVEGHTDSTASEQFNQKLSEERAATVVGFLTANGVDASRLSSIGFGENSPIASNDTSEGRATNRRVEVKLAN; this is translated from the coding sequence ATGAAAAATTTAAAAAGGTTAGCACTTTCTATCATGCTCGTCGTGTCTGTTGCTAACGTAAACGCTCAAGACGATAACAACCCTTGGCAAATCACCGTTGGTGTTAACGCTGTGGATGTATATCCTGTTGGAGAGGATTCACCACAAGGAGAGCTTTTTAACGAGTTCTACAATGTTGAAGGGCACTGGAACTTTGTTCCTTCTCTATCTTCAATTTCTGTTTCTAAATACCTTACGGACAACTTTTCTTTTGGTGTTTCCGGGTCTTTTAACATCATTGAAAAATGGGGATCTGATAATGTGACAAATGAAACTGTTTCAATAGAAGAATTAAAGTATTATGCGCTTGACGCAACAGTAAAGTATTCACTTAGAGATTTAGCTAATTTTGGAAACTTTGAACCTTTCCTTGGCCTAGGTGGAGGTTACACATGGATTGAAGAAGGGCCTTATAACTCAAACAACACCGGCAGTTCTGCAAGTGCACTTGTTGGTGCAGGAACAGTAAATGGAACCGCAGGTGTATCATACTGGTTTTCTGACAACATTGGCTTTACTTACCAGGCAACATATAAGCACTCTTTTCAAGACTATTTAACAAAGCATTTCCAACATAATGTTGGTCTTTCAATTAATTTCGGAGGTACAGACACAGATGGCGATGGCGTTTATGACAAAAAAGACGCTTGTCCTGAAGTTCCTGGTTTAGCTGAGTTTAATGGATGTCCGGATTCAGATGGTGACGGCATTCAAGATTCTGAGGATGCCTGTCCACAAGTAGCAGGTTTAGCCGAATTTAATGGTTGTGCCGACACTGACGGAGACGGTGTTTCTGATGACAAAGACAGCTGCCCTAGTGAAGCAGGAGTAGCGGCCCTAAACGGCTGCCCTGATTCAGACAATGATGGTGTTGCTAACGCCGATGACAAGTGTCCTAACGAAGCTGGTGACGCTGCAAATGGTGGTTGCCCATGGCCAGACACTGATGGCGATTCAGTTTTAGACAAGGACGATGAATGCCCGAATGAAGCAGGAACAGTAGCAAACAACGGTTGCCCAGAAGCGCCAAATGAAGATGTACAAGCTCAATTGACAAGCTATGCAAGAACAATAAACTTTGCAACTGGAAAATCTGATATTCAAGAGGCTGCCAATGAAACATTACAAGCAATCGTCGCGATTCTTAAAGAATACCCAAAAGCAAATTTTGTAGTTGAAGGACACACAGACAGCACTGCTTCTGAACAATTCAACCAAAAGCTTTCTGAAGAAAGAGCAGCAACAGTTGTTGGCTTTTTAACAGCTAATGGAGTTGATGCTTCAAGATTGTCGTCTATTGGCTTTGGTGAAAATTCACCAATTGCTTCTAATGATACTTCTGAGGGAAGAGCTACAAACAGAAGAGTAGAGGTAAAACTTGCGAATTAA
- a CDS encoding PD-(D/E)XK nuclease family protein, producing MASFIAEVLKELKNKKVDLSALTFILPNKRAGVFLKQELSTHTTEASFLPEICSIESFVEELSQLKKINAVELLFEFYGVYISVTPKDKQESFDQFSKWAPMVIQDFNEIDRYLIPPSKIFDYLSAIQHINHWSLEPNPTTMVKGYLYFWQELKHYYTRLVDQLLNKGIGYQGLMYRAAVDNIEEYIQNSKRSQHIFLGFNALNSSEAILVQELLQQNKAQIFWDIDQGFLESNFHDAGHFMRHYKKTWPFYKTHNFNWTTKHYQEQKNITITGTPKNISQVKYVGELLDNLYEQNKLENTALVLGDESLLLPVLHSIPKKVKSINITMGLPLRQIPLASFFEQWFLVQTTSEESVFYYKDVYEILTHPFISLLFKNSTNSLKSVFNAIKDQNRTTISLRDLIILAPDLKHLFELLLAPWNNQPKTALQQIKTLIFELKLAYDAEKSNNVLPLEYLLRFFELFNQIEHLSQSYNYISSIKIMHSLYRELLAKETLDFKGEPLRGLQIMGMLESRVLDFETIIVVSVNEGILPAGKTQNSFIPFDVKLENGLPTYKEKDAVYTYHFYRLMQRAKNIHLVYNTEPDALNGGEPSRFLAQMELEGHHQLQHKIVTPKIEILSPSPLQVIKTEKLLKSLETIAKAGFSPSSLGQYVRNPIEFYNHKILGLKQPNNLEEIIEASTFGSVIHYTLEAFYTPFIGAFLEPNKLEELKHQISKTVEKFFKKLYKRGDITQGKNLISFEIAKRYIRNFLDYEIQFLKAGNEVQLLAVEQPVAYDFTNSLFEFPIRLKGNVDRIDICNGTKRIIDYKTSKVTQTDLNLVDWGDITKDYKKHNKSFQILMYAYILNKTHPYDGPTEAGIFSFKNFKSGYIKFTKKDKLGNSALKQQHISETILEAYEKQLVELLAELFNPDIKFIEKEV from the coding sequence ATGGCAAGTTTCATCGCAGAGGTATTAAAAGAGTTAAAAAACAAAAAAGTAGATTTATCTGCTTTAACCTTTATTTTGCCCAACAAACGCGCAGGGGTCTTTTTAAAACAAGAACTTTCAACACATACAACAGAAGCAAGTTTTTTACCAGAGATCTGCTCTATTGAATCCTTTGTGGAAGAGCTCTCACAGCTGAAGAAGATAAATGCTGTCGAGTTGCTCTTTGAATTTTATGGTGTTTATATTTCAGTAACCCCAAAGGACAAACAAGAGTCTTTTGATCAGTTTTCAAAATGGGCTCCTATGGTCATACAAGATTTCAATGAGATTGACCGGTATTTAATTCCCCCATCAAAAATATTTGATTACCTCAGTGCTATTCAACACATCAATCACTGGTCTTTGGAGCCCAACCCTACCACAATGGTTAAAGGCTATCTGTATTTTTGGCAAGAGCTAAAACACTATTATACACGACTTGTGGACCAACTCTTAAATAAAGGAATTGGTTATCAGGGGCTGATGTATAGAGCTGCTGTTGATAATATTGAAGAGTATATTCAAAACAGCAAGCGCAGCCAACACATTTTCTTAGGGTTTAATGCTTTAAATTCTTCAGAAGCCATCTTAGTCCAAGAACTATTGCAGCAAAATAAAGCACAGATCTTTTGGGATATTGATCAAGGTTTTTTGGAGTCAAATTTTCATGACGCAGGCCACTTTATGAGGCATTATAAAAAGACATGGCCTTTTTACAAAACGCACAATTTCAATTGGACAACCAAGCACTATCAAGAACAGAAAAACATTACTATAACAGGGACTCCAAAAAATATTAGTCAGGTCAAGTATGTCGGAGAATTATTAGACAATTTATACGAACAAAATAAACTTGAAAACACGGCTCTAGTGTTAGGTGATGAATCATTATTACTTCCTGTATTGCACTCGATCCCTAAAAAGGTCAAAAGTATAAATATCACGATGGGATTGCCACTACGTCAAATCCCGCTGGCCTCCTTCTTTGAACAGTGGTTTCTGGTTCAGACCACATCTGAAGAGTCTGTATTTTACTACAAAGATGTTTATGAAATATTAACACATCCTTTTATTTCGTTATTGTTTAAAAACTCCACGAACTCTCTTAAGAGTGTTTTCAATGCTATAAAGGACCAAAATCGTACCACCATATCTTTGCGCGATTTGATTATACTCGCCCCAGATTTAAAACACCTATTTGAGCTTCTTTTAGCGCCTTGGAATAATCAACCAAAAACTGCTTTACAACAGATTAAAACATTGATTTTTGAACTGAAATTAGCATATGATGCTGAAAAAAGTAACAATGTATTGCCGTTGGAGTATTTATTGCGCTTTTTCGAATTATTCAATCAAATAGAGCATTTAAGTCAATCCTATAATTACATCAGCTCCATTAAAATCATGCACTCTTTATACCGAGAGTTGTTGGCAAAGGAAACCTTAGATTTCAAGGGAGAGCCACTTAGGGGTCTTCAAATTATGGGCATGCTGGAATCGCGTGTATTAGATTTTGAAACTATCATTGTTGTTTCAGTGAATGAGGGGATTCTTCCGGCTGGAAAAACACAGAATTCATTTATTCCATTTGACGTCAAACTTGAAAACGGTCTGCCAACCTATAAAGAAAAAGACGCGGTGTACACCTATCATTTTTATCGACTTATGCAACGTGCTAAAAATATTCATCTTGTTTACAATACAGAACCCGACGCTTTAAATGGCGGTGAGCCTAGTCGATTTTTGGCACAAATGGAACTTGAAGGCCATCACCAGCTACAGCACAAAATAGTTACACCTAAAATAGAAATACTCAGCCCATCTCCGCTACAAGTTATAAAGACAGAGAAACTTCTAAAATCCCTTGAGACTATAGCCAAAGCTGGATTTTCGCCTTCATCTTTGGGGCAATACGTTAGAAATCCAATTGAGTTTTATAATCATAAAATTTTAGGACTAAAACAGCCTAACAATTTAGAGGAAATCATAGAGGCTAGCACATTTGGCAGTGTTATCCATTACACTTTGGAGGCGTTTTACACCCCTTTCATCGGAGCGTTTTTAGAACCTAACAAGCTGGAAGAACTAAAACACCAAATTTCTAAAACAGTAGAAAAATTTTTTAAAAAACTCTATAAGAGAGGCGACATAACACAGGGCAAAAACCTCATAAGTTTTGAAATCGCTAAACGCTATATTCGTAATTTTTTGGACTACGAAATTCAATTTCTAAAAGCAGGTAATGAGGTTCAGCTCTTGGCTGTTGAGCAGCCTGTTGCCTATGATTTCACTAACTCATTATTTGAATTTCCCATTCGATTAAAGGGGAATGTTGACCGAATAGATATTTGTAATGGAACTAAGCGAATCATTGACTACAAGACCTCAAAGGTGACACAGACAGACTTAAATTTAGTCGACTGGGGTGATATCACGAAGGATTATAAAAAGCATAACAAGAGCTTCCAAATTTTAATGTATGCTTATATACTTAATAAGACCCACCCTTATGATGGCCCAACAGAAGCAGGAATTTTTTCATTTAAGAATTTTAAATCAGGGTATATTAAATTCACTAAGAAAGATAAACTAGGGAATAGCGCTTTAAAACAGCAACACATTTCCGAGACAATTTTAGAGGCCTATGAAAAACAATTAGTTGAGTTGCTTGCAGAATTGTTTAATCCAGACATTAAATTTATTGAAAAAGAGGTATGA
- a CDS encoding alpha/beta hydrolase family protein codes for MIVQQLNKVIYRPQDRPIVFDLIFEDTVKSAPLIVFCHGYKGYKDWGAWGLLAKAFASQGIAFLKFNFSHNGGTVQQPLDFPDLEAFAQNNYSKELHDLSCVLDWVIENHEEGNAIDLKSIFLMGHSRAGGIVTIQASEDLRVKKVITLAGVSDYKSRFPKGDALRRWKKDGVYYVENKRTRQQMPHHIQFYNDFLAHEARLDIERAAKKCTIPHLILHGDDDQAVSIEEAKKLHVWSSSSIYKCIEGGNHVFGAKQPWEDSEMPPNLIKVWAEILDFINN; via the coding sequence ATGATTGTTCAGCAGCTAAATAAGGTTATCTATAGGCCACAAGATCGGCCTATTGTTTTTGATCTTATTTTTGAAGATACTGTTAAATCCGCCCCGCTTATTGTGTTTTGTCACGGGTACAAAGGCTATAAGGACTGGGGGGCATGGGGTTTACTGGCGAAAGCTTTTGCTTCTCAGGGGATTGCATTTTTAAAGTTTAATTTTTCACACAATGGCGGCACTGTTCAACAGCCTTTAGATTTTCCCGACCTAGAAGCCTTTGCACAAAACAACTATTCCAAAGAGCTTCATGACTTGTCTTGTGTTTTAGATTGGGTTATTGAAAATCATGAAGAGGGTAATGCCATAGATTTGAAATCTATTTTTCTTATGGGCCATAGTAGGGCTGGTGGAATAGTCACCATACAAGCCAGCGAAGATCTAAGAGTAAAAAAAGTAATCACCTTGGCGGGGGTTAGCGACTATAAATCAAGGTTTCCAAAAGGAGATGCACTTAGGAGGTGGAAAAAAGACGGTGTGTATTATGTAGAAAACAAACGCACCAGGCAGCAAATGCCCCACCACATTCAGTTTTACAATGATTTTTTAGCCCATGAGGCTCGATTAGATATAGAACGTGCCGCTAAAAAATGTACTATTCCTCACCTTATTCTTCATGGCGATGACGACCAAGCCGTCTCTATTGAAGAAGCTAAAAAACTACACGTATGGAGCTCAAGCAGTATTTATAAATGCATTGAGGGAGGGAATCATGTTTTTGGGGCAAAACAGCCTTGGGAAGATTCTGAAATGCCTCCGAACTTAATAAAAGTTTGGGCAGAAATATTGGATTTTATTAACAATTAG